From the genome of Deinococcus sp. JMULE3, one region includes:
- a CDS encoding ABC transporter ATP-binding protein, producing MIEVSGYTKRYGRHEAVSNLSFTVQPGAVFGLLGSNGAGKTTTIRALVGLTRPSSGTVRVAGFDVWRDPVKAKAAFGYIPDRPYLYGKLTARELLRFVGQLYQVPNADSEIDRWLEFFRLTDFGNELIETYSHGMRQKVAIVAALLPDPPVLIVDEPMVGLDPHAARQVRDLFRSHADRGRTVLLTTHSLPVAEAVCDRLVVLDRGKVLGEGSMDDLRARTGTEAGGVHGDSLERIFFRLLEDELEEQRRAREETGVAGVGA from the coding sequence ATGATCGAGGTCAGTGGGTATACGAAACGCTACGGGCGGCACGAGGCCGTCAGCAACCTGTCGTTCACCGTGCAGCCCGGCGCGGTGTTCGGCCTGCTGGGCAGCAACGGGGCGGGGAAGACCACGACCATCCGCGCGCTGGTCGGCCTGACCCGCCCGAGCAGCGGCACGGTGCGCGTGGCGGGCTTCGACGTGTGGCGCGACCCGGTGAAGGCCAAGGCGGCGTTCGGGTACATCCCGGACCGCCCGTACCTGTACGGCAAGCTGACCGCGCGGGAACTGCTGCGCTTCGTGGGGCAGCTGTATCAGGTGCCGAACGCGGACAGCGAGATCGACCGCTGGCTGGAATTCTTCCGCCTGACCGACTTCGGCAACGAGCTGATCGAGACGTACTCGCACGGCATGCGGCAGAAGGTGGCGATCGTCGCCGCGTTGCTGCCCGACCCGCCCGTGCTGATCGTGGACGAACCCATGGTGGGGCTCGACCCGCACGCGGCGCGGCAGGTGCGCGACCTGTTCCGCTCGCACGCCGACCGGGGCCGCACCGTGCTGCTGACCACCCACTCGCTGCCCGTCGCGGAGGCCGTCTGCGACCGCCTCGTGGTGCTGGACCGCGGCAAGGTGCTCGGCGAGGGCAGCATGGACGACCTGCGCGCCCGCACCGGCACCGAGGCCGGCGGCGTGCACGGCGATAGCCTGGAACGCATCTTCTTCCGCCTGCTGGAGGACGAACTGGAGGAACAGCGCCGCGCCCGCGAGGAAACCGGGGTGGCCGGGGTGGGCGCTTGA
- the glmU gene encoding bifunctional UDP-N-acetylglucosamine diphosphorylase/glucosamine-1-phosphate N-acetyltransferase GlmU: MTEQIRPLDVVILAAGQGTRMKSSLPKVLHPVAGRPMVAWAVKTARDLGARNVVVVTGHGADRVEAALQGSGVVFARQEQQLGTGHAFIQGLDALDDHANADVLVLYGDTPLLRPDTLAALLGDHRARGSAFTVLTGELADATGYGRIIRDEQGNVERIVEQKDATPLERTVREFNSGVYLMDARATDLAHRITNDNASGEYYLTDLLGLYKAEGAEVHAFKLTDPGEVMGANDRTGLAEAESIIRARITQEHMRAGVTIHMPETVYIEDTVQIGRDVTLEPGVILRGDTRIAEGVTVGPYSVITDSTLQEGVTIKAHSVLDGAVVGTGSDVGPFARLRPGTVLAGGVHIGNFVETKNARLAQGVKAGHLAYLGDVEIGEETNVGAGTIVANFDGVNKHRSTVGAGVFIGSNSTLIAPRVIGDAAFIAAGSAVHDDVPEGAMAVARGKQRNLDGWSRRYWGGLREKVQVKLPWLAGWLSRQD, translated from the coding sequence ATGACTGAACAGATCCGTCCGCTGGACGTCGTGATTCTCGCCGCCGGGCAGGGCACCCGCATGAAATCCAGCCTGCCCAAGGTCCTGCACCCCGTCGCGGGCCGCCCGATGGTCGCCTGGGCCGTGAAGACCGCCCGTGACCTGGGTGCCCGCAACGTGGTCGTCGTGACCGGCCACGGTGCCGACCGGGTCGAGGCCGCGCTGCAGGGCAGCGGCGTGGTGTTCGCCCGGCAGGAGCAGCAGCTGGGGACCGGGCACGCCTTCATCCAGGGTCTGGACGCGCTGGACGACCACGCGAACGCCGACGTGCTGGTCCTGTACGGCGACACGCCCCTGCTGCGCCCCGACACCCTGGCCGCCCTGCTGGGGGACCACCGCGCGCGCGGCAGCGCCTTCACGGTCCTGACCGGGGAACTCGCGGACGCCACCGGGTACGGCCGCATCATCCGCGACGAGCAGGGGAACGTGGAACGCATCGTCGAGCAGAAGGACGCCACGCCGCTGGAACGCACCGTGCGGGAATTCAACAGCGGCGTGTACCTCATGGACGCCCGCGCGACCGACCTCGCGCACCGCATCACGAACGACAACGCCAGCGGCGAGTACTACCTGACCGACCTGCTGGGCCTGTACAAGGCCGAGGGCGCCGAGGTGCACGCCTTCAAACTCACCGACCCCGGCGAGGTCATGGGCGCCAACGACCGCACGGGTCTCGCGGAGGCCGAGAGCATCATCCGCGCGCGCATCACGCAGGAGCACATGCGCGCCGGGGTGACCATCCACATGCCCGAGACGGTGTACATCGAGGACACCGTGCAGATCGGCCGGGACGTCACGCTGGAACCCGGCGTGATCCTGCGCGGCGACACCCGCATCGCAGAGGGCGTCACCGTCGGCCCGTACAGCGTGATCACCGACAGCACCCTGCAAGAGGGCGTGACCATCAAGGCCCACAGCGTCCTGGATGGCGCGGTGGTCGGCACCGGCAGTGACGTGGGGCCCTTCGCGCGCCTGCGTCCCGGCACCGTCCTGGCGGGCGGCGTGCACATCGGGAACTTCGTGGAAACCAAGAACGCGCGGCTGGCCCAGGGCGTGAAGGCCGGGCACCTCGCGTACCTGGGTGACGTGGAGATCGGCGAGGAAACCAACGTCGGCGCGGGGACCATCGTCGCGAACTTCGACGGCGTGAACAAGCATCGCTCCACTGTCGGCGCCGGCGTGTTCATCGGCAGCAACAGCACCCTGATCGCCCCGCGTGTCATCGGGGACGCGGCGTTCATCGCGGCGGGCAGCGCCGTCCACGACGACGTGCCCGAGGGCGCCATGGCCGTCGCGCGCGGCAAGCAGCGCAACCTCGACGGCTGGTCACGCCGCTACTGGGGCGGCCTGCGCGAGAAGGTGCAGGTCAAGCTCCCGTGGCTGGCCGGCTGGCTGAGCCGCCAGGACTGA
- the lgt gene encoding prolipoprotein diacylglyceryl transferase has product MDPIFLQIGNFTIAWYGVLITLGIVAGVWVGTRMARERGLNVDLFNDMILWMIVWGLVGARIVFVATSWNQFENTPFPRVLLDIVNLRQGGISIHGGLIGGILVMLYYARRKGMDFYRYADLCVPGVAFGIIGGRIGNIMNGTDTVGRVTGWPIGYQWPASARAFHDGMCVPNANPDMDLSQYCQQIGGQLVMTAPVHFAQLYGVIIGIILSVAAYFWLRSRIPGWAFWQFWLWYSILRAGWEETFRLNPLSPRAYLNQGLDAPGIGLFTDTHIISIPLIIVSIWMLIRLRRRGAPAQTAPAEVTA; this is encoded by the coding sequence ATGGATCCCATCTTTCTGCAAATCGGCAATTTCACCATTGCCTGGTACGGCGTGCTCATCACCCTGGGCATCGTGGCCGGCGTGTGGGTCGGCACGCGCATGGCCCGCGAACGCGGCCTGAACGTCGACCTCTTCAACGACATGATCCTCTGGATGATCGTCTGGGGCCTCGTGGGCGCCCGGATCGTGTTCGTCGCGACGTCCTGGAACCAGTTCGAGAACACCCCCTTCCCCCGCGTGCTGCTGGACATCGTGAACCTCCGCCAGGGCGGCATCAGCATTCACGGCGGCCTGATCGGCGGCATTCTCGTGATGCTGTACTACGCCCGCCGCAAGGGCATGGACTTCTACCGCTACGCGGACCTGTGCGTGCCCGGCGTGGCGTTCGGGATCATCGGCGGGCGCATCGGGAACATCATGAACGGCACCGACACGGTCGGCCGCGTGACCGGCTGGCCCATCGGGTACCAGTGGCCCGCCAGCGCCCGCGCCTTCCATGACGGCATGTGCGTCCCGAACGCCAACCCGGACATGGACCTGTCGCAGTACTGCCAGCAGATCGGCGGGCAGCTCGTCATGACGGCGCCCGTGCATTTCGCGCAGCTGTACGGCGTGATCATCGGCATCATCCTGTCGGTCGCCGCGTACTTCTGGCTGCGCAGCCGCATCCCCGGCTGGGCGTTCTGGCAGTTCTGGCTGTGGTACTCCATCCTGCGCGCCGGGTGGGAAGAGACCTTCCGCCTGAACCCCCTGTCGCCCAGGGCGTACCTGAACCAGGGCCTGGACGCGCCCGGTATCGGCCTGTTCACGGACACGCACATCATCAGCATTCCGCTGATCATCGTGAGCATCTGGATGCTGATCCGCCTGCGCCGCCGGGGCGCGCCCGCCCAGACGGCCCCGGCCGAAGTCACGGCCTGA
- the tatC gene encoding twin-arginine translocase subunit TatC, with protein MSTPTKELSSAPLFDHLDELRKRIIISVIFLAVGLIVAFQFRVQLIEAVKVPLQASEQYRANVVQVVTQGLTDQLLLSLSLSFWAGFAVALPFILGQVWGFIAPGLYPQERRWALPFVIGAGLSFLGGAVFGYFLVLPTMVGFLLDFLAGTVTPLLNLRDYIGVVMTFLISFGLAFEMPILAVILTRIGIVNHTMLRAGWRIALVVIMIAAAVITPTPDPMNMMLVAVPLYVLYELSVILSRVFRVVPTEDTETPAPLTF; from the coding sequence ATGTCCACCCCCACCAAAGAACTGAGCAGCGCCCCGCTGTTCGATCACCTGGACGAGCTGCGCAAGCGGATCATCATCAGCGTGATCTTCCTGGCCGTCGGCCTGATCGTCGCGTTCCAGTTCCGCGTGCAGCTGATCGAGGCCGTCAAGGTGCCCCTCCAGGCCAGCGAGCAGTACCGCGCGAATGTCGTGCAGGTGGTCACCCAGGGCCTGACCGACCAGCTGCTGCTTTCCCTGAGCCTCTCGTTCTGGGCGGGCTTCGCGGTGGCCCTGCCATTCATCCTGGGGCAGGTGTGGGGCTTCATCGCGCCCGGCCTGTACCCGCAGGAACGCCGCTGGGCGCTGCCGTTCGTGATCGGCGCCGGACTGTCCTTCCTGGGCGGCGCGGTGTTCGGGTACTTCCTGGTGCTGCCCACCATGGTCGGTTTCCTGCTGGACTTCCTGGCGGGGACCGTCACGCCACTGCTGAACCTGCGCGACTACATCGGGGTGGTCATGACGTTCCTGATCTCGTTCGGGCTGGCCTTCGAGATGCCCATCCTGGCCGTGATCCTCACCCGCATCGGCATCGTGAACCACACCATGCTGCGCGCCGGGTGGCGGATCGCGCTGGTGGTCATCATGATCGCCGCCGCCGTGATCACGCCCACGCCCGACCCGATGAACATGATGCTCGTCGCCGTGCCCCTGTACGTCCTGTACGAACTGAGCGTCATCCTGTCGCGCGTGTTCCGCGTCGTGCCCACCGAGGACACCGAGACGCCCGCCCCCCTGACCTTCTGA
- the tatA gene encoding twin-arginine translocase TatA/TatE family subunit codes for MSFGPLEIILIIAVIALIFGAKKLPELGKGLGQGIKEFKRETHHKDDVTDVPSRPLDPVTATPVTPVSDPVSERR; via the coding sequence ATGAGCTTCGGACCCCTGGAAATCATCCTGATCATCGCCGTCATCGCCCTCATCTTCGGAGCCAAGAAACTGCCGGAACTCGGCAAGGGGCTCGGGCAGGGCATCAAGGAATTCAAACGCGAGACGCACCACAAGGACGACGTCACCGACGTGCCCTCGCGCCCCCTGGACCCCGTGACCGCCACGCCCGTCACCCCGGTCAGCGATCCCGTCAGCGAACGCCGCTGA
- a CDS encoding SDR family oxidoreductase: MSLFQLNGKRALVTGGSRGIGLAAAHDLIRLGAQVMLAARNEEVLRRAADAIGARWVVADVSTQEGVASAVEAAGQVDILVSNAGGPPPAQPSAVTEEAWGQGFQTTFLSTARLATAVLPGMRERRWGRIIAVTSLTVGRPALNLPVSNAMRAAVTNHLRTLALEVAADGVTCNTVAPGYTATERLNALHADPADAERLKARIPARRFGEPNEVGAAVAFLATKEAAYITGQEILVDGGWSI; the protein is encoded by the coding sequence ATGAGCCTCTTTCAGCTGAACGGGAAACGCGCCCTGGTGACCGGCGGGAGCCGCGGCATCGGACTGGCCGCCGCGCACGATCTGATCCGCCTGGGCGCGCAGGTGATGCTCGCCGCCCGCAACGAGGAGGTGCTGCGCCGCGCCGCCGACGCCATCGGCGCGCGCTGGGTCGTGGCGGACGTGAGCACGCAGGAAGGTGTGGCGTCGGCAGTGGAGGCTGCCGGGCAGGTGGATATCCTCGTCAGCAACGCGGGCGGGCCGCCCCCCGCGCAGCCCAGCGCCGTCACCGAGGAAGCGTGGGGGCAGGGCTTCCAGACGACGTTCCTGAGCACCGCCCGACTGGCGACGGCGGTGCTGCCCGGCATGCGCGAGCGCCGCTGGGGCCGCATCATCGCCGTGACCAGCCTGACCGTGGGCCGCCCCGCGCTGAACCTGCCGGTCAGCAACGCCATGCGCGCCGCCGTCACGAACCACCTGCGGACCCTGGCGCTGGAAGTCGCCGCCGACGGCGTCACCTGCAACACGGTCGCGCCCGGCTACACCGCCACCGAACGCCTGAACGCCCTGCACGCCGACCCGGCCGACGCCGAGCGCCTGAAGGCTCGCATTCCCGCCCGGCGTTTCGGCGAACCGAACGAGGTGGGGGCCGCCGTCGCGTTCCTGGCCACCAAGGAAGCGGCGTACATCACAGGGCAGGAGATCCTCGTGGACGGCGGCTGGAGCATCTGA
- the mutS gene encoding DNA mismatch repair protein MutS, giving the protein MRAQNVLKGTGSGALPPMLEQYVRMRDEVAAQLPHALLLFQVGDFYETFGEDAERTARLLGLALTHKSSRDFSTPMAGIPLRALDSHVERLLGCGVCVAVADQVEEPGSGLMDRRVTQLLTPGTVTEERHLGADENYLAAVATGDGYALALLDVSTGEFRCAAFHTRLALYDELGRCRAREVLLAPELSGNAALLADFQARFPVMLSPASFEEADAHEALRVTLGEVPASLSSGALRRACGAVLGYARVTQQGRLDMVRRVVRFEPGAHMRLPDAAVRALELFQAQSPQGRTLTDVLGQTRTAGGRRRLRAWLRAPLLDELSIRARLDAVEAFTRAPDLRGAVRSLLYRAHDLERLSARVSTRRAAPREVAALARTLDLLPEATELLGAQGGLLGGVRDRLSALPDVVTRIRAALVDEPPIRVGDGGLIRDGFHAELDELRAAAIGHRAWLADLEVTERQRTGIGSLKVGYNSVFGYYLEVTGAHLGKVPADYRQVATLKDRARFTRPDLREREREIARLEAAASRLEQEVFTELRDSLAAHAEALADAAGALSELDVLAALADVAAEHGWIRPVTSDGPLRLVQARHPVVERSLGGRFVPNDVHLDPARRAVLLTGPNMAGKSTYLRTAALCALLHQIGSFVPADHAELPVYDAVHTRIGASDDLAGGRSTFMVEMSELAAILHGATHASLVILDEIGRGTSTLDGLAIAQAALEHLHAAGAHTLFATHYFELTRLESDLPGLVNLHVAAEEDAAGSGGLTFYHQVVPGAARQSYGVEVARLAGLPGAVTTRAARLLTALGAQGADTRLTRELATLDLARLTPMQALDLLHRWQREVTGAETTPG; this is encoded by the coding sequence ATGCGGGCTCAGAATGTCCTGAAGGGAACCGGGTCGGGGGCGCTGCCGCCGATGCTGGAGCAGTACGTGCGGATGCGGGACGAGGTGGCGGCGCAGCTGCCGCACGCGCTGCTGCTGTTCCAGGTGGGGGATTTCTACGAGACGTTCGGGGAGGACGCCGAGCGCACCGCGCGGCTGCTGGGGCTGGCGTTGACGCACAAGAGCAGCCGGGATTTCAGTACGCCCATGGCGGGCATTCCGCTGCGGGCGCTGGACAGTCACGTGGAGCGGCTGCTGGGGTGCGGGGTGTGCGTGGCGGTGGCGGATCAGGTGGAGGAGCCGGGCTCGGGCCTGATGGACCGCCGCGTGACGCAACTGCTGACGCCGGGCACGGTGACCGAGGAGCGGCACCTGGGCGCGGACGAGAATTACCTGGCGGCGGTGGCGACCGGGGACGGGTACGCGCTGGCGCTGCTGGATGTGAGTACCGGGGAGTTCCGCTGCGCGGCGTTCCACACGCGGCTGGCGCTGTACGACGAGCTGGGGCGCTGCCGGGCGCGGGAGGTGCTGCTCGCGCCGGAACTGTCCGGGAACGCCGCGCTGCTGGCGGATTTCCAGGCGCGGTTCCCGGTGATGCTCTCCCCCGCCAGTTTCGAGGAGGCGGACGCGCACGAGGCGCTGCGGGTCACGCTGGGCGAGGTCCCGGCGAGTCTGTCGTCGGGGGCGCTGCGGCGGGCGTGCGGGGCGGTGCTGGGGTACGCGCGGGTGACGCAGCAGGGGCGGCTGGACATGGTGCGGCGCGTCGTGCGCTTCGAGCCGGGCGCGCACATGCGGCTGCCGGACGCGGCGGTGCGGGCGCTGGAGCTGTTCCAGGCGCAGTCCCCGCAGGGCCGCACGCTGACGGACGTGCTGGGGCAGACGCGCACGGCGGGCGGGCGTCGGCGCCTGCGGGCGTGGCTGCGCGCGCCTCTGCTGGACGAACTGAGCATCCGCGCGCGACTGGACGCGGTGGAGGCCTTCACGCGCGCGCCGGACCTGCGCGGCGCGGTGCGGTCGCTGCTGTACCGCGCGCACGATCTGGAGCGGCTCTCGGCGCGGGTCTCGACCCGGCGGGCCGCGCCGCGCGAGGTGGCGGCGCTGGCCCGCACGCTGGACCTGCTGCCCGAGGCGACCGAACTGCTGGGCGCGCAGGGGGGCCTGCTGGGCGGCGTGCGCGATCGGCTGTCGGCCCTGCCGGACGTCGTGACCCGCATCCGCGCCGCGCTGGTGGACGAACCGCCCATCCGCGTGGGAGACGGCGGCCTGATCCGTGACGGCTTCCACGCCGAGCTGGACGAGCTGCGCGCCGCCGCGATCGGGCACCGCGCGTGGCTGGCGGACCTGGAGGTCACCGAGCGGCAGCGCACCGGGATTGGCAGCCTGAAGGTCGGGTACAACAGCGTGTTCGGGTACTACCTGGAGGTCACGGGCGCGCACCTGGGCAAGGTGCCCGCCGATTACCGGCAGGTGGCGACCCTGAAGGACCGCGCGCGCTTCACCCGCCCGGACCTGCGCGAACGTGAACGTGAGATCGCCCGGCTGGAGGCCGCCGCGAGCCGCCTGGAGCAGGAGGTCTTCACCGAGCTGCGTGACAGTCTCGCCGCGCACGCCGAGGCGCTGGCGGACGCCGCCGGGGCGCTGAGTGAACTGGACGTCCTGGCCGCGCTGGCCGACGTGGCCGCCGAGCACGGCTGGATCCGCCCCGTGACCAGTGACGGTCCGCTGCGGCTGGTGCAGGCGCGGCACCCGGTCGTGGAACGCAGCCTGGGCGGACGGTTCGTGCCGAACGACGTGCACCTCGACCCGGCGCGGCGCGCGGTGCTGCTGACCGGACCGAACATGGCCGGGAAAAGCACGTACCTGCGCACGGCGGCTCTGTGCGCGCTGCTGCATCAGATCGGCTCGTTCGTGCCCGCCGACCACGCCGAACTGCCCGTGTACGACGCCGTGCACACCCGCATCGGCGCGAGTGACGACCTCGCGGGCGGACGCTCCACGTTCATGGTCGAGATGAGCGAACTCGCCGCGATCCTGCACGGCGCGACGCACGCCAGCCTCGTGATCCTCGACGAGATCGGGCGCGGCACCAGCACCCTCGACGGGCTCGCCATCGCGCAGGCGGCGCTGGAACACCTGCACGCCGCCGGGGCGCACACGCTGTTCGCCACGCACTACTTCGAACTCACCCGCCTGGAAAGTGACCTGCCCGGCCTCGTGAACCTCCACGTCGCCGCCGAGGAGGACGCCGCCGGGAGCGGGGGCCTGACCTTCTACCATCAGGTCGTGCCCGGCGCGGCCCGCCAGAGTTACGGCGTGGAGGTCGCCCGCCTCGCCGGACTGCCCGGCGCGGTGACCACCCGCGCCGCGCGCCTCCTGACCGCGCTGGGCGCGCAGGGGGCCGACACGCGCCTCACGCGGGAACTCGCCACGCTGGATCTGGCGCGGCTGACGCCCATGCAGGCGCTGGACCTGCTGCACCGCTGGCAGCGCGAGGTCACGGGAGCAGAGACCACACCGGGCTGA
- a CDS encoding FAD-binding oxidoreductase — translation MTTTGLGGAALGAFRARFGEALSTADAALDAHGRDESGLEVVRPGAVLFARTEADVVDALALAREFRVPVVPFAAGSGLEGQLIPPPGALSLNLSGMTRVLEVRPGAFQATVEPGVTYPQLNRAVRAQGLFFPVDPGAEATLGGMASTNASGTAAVRYGTTRENVLALRVALMDGRVLSLGSRARKSSAGYDLRHLFLGAEGTLGVITELTVRLWPLPSARLALRCAFPDVPSAAWAATAVMGVAAQPERLELMDARGLRAVNRHLGLTEPEVPTLWIELAGASAGALEDVRALCEELCRDAGALNVRVARQPEDLEALWRARHHAFYALKALYPGEAFLSTDLCVPLDALPEILTFTEDGLRAEGLDASVLGHVGDGNFHVLFHAPRGSGDWARIEALYARLVERTLALGGTCSGEHGVGLHKRRFLRAQHGDTVELMREVKTMLDPLNLLNPGKVLPDPA, via the coding sequence ATGACGACAACCGGTCTGGGTGGGGCGGCGCTGGGGGCGTTCCGGGCGCGGTTCGGGGAGGCGCTGAGCACGGCGGACGCCGCGCTGGACGCCCACGGGCGGGACGAGAGTGGTCTGGAGGTCGTGCGGCCCGGCGCGGTGCTGTTCGCGCGGACCGAGGCGGACGTGGTGGACGCGCTGGCGCTGGCACGGGAGTTCCGGGTGCCGGTGGTGCCGTTCGCGGCGGGCAGCGGCCTGGAAGGGCAGCTGATCCCGCCGCCGGGCGCGCTGAGCCTGAACCTGAGCGGCATGACGCGCGTGCTGGAGGTGCGTCCGGGGGCGTTTCAGGCGACGGTGGAACCGGGCGTGACGTATCCGCAACTGAACCGCGCCGTGCGCGCGCAGGGGTTGTTCTTCCCGGTGGATCCGGGCGCCGAGGCGACGCTGGGCGGCATGGCGTCCACGAACGCGAGCGGCACGGCGGCCGTGCGCTACGGGACGACACGGGAGAACGTGCTGGCGCTGCGGGTGGCGCTGATGGACGGGCGGGTGCTGTCGCTGGGCAGCCGGGCGCGCAAGAGCAGCGCCGGGTACGACCTGCGGCACCTGTTCCTGGGGGCGGAGGGCACGCTGGGCGTGATCACGGAGCTGACGGTGAGGTTGTGGCCGCTGCCGTCGGCGCGGCTGGCGCTGCGCTGCGCGTTCCCGGACGTGCCCTCGGCGGCGTGGGCGGCGACGGCGGTGATGGGCGTGGCGGCGCAACCGGAACGGCTGGAACTCATGGACGCGCGCGGCCTGCGGGCCGTGAACCGCCACCTGGGCCTGACTGAGCCGGAGGTGCCGACCCTCTGGATCGAACTGGCCGGTGCCTCGGCGGGGGCGCTGGAGGACGTCCGGGCGCTGTGCGAGGAGCTGTGCCGCGACGCGGGCGCGCTGAACGTGCGGGTCGCCCGGCAACCGGAGGACCTGGAGGCCCTGTGGCGGGCGCGGCACCACGCGTTCTACGCGCTGAAGGCGCTGTATCCGGGCGAGGCGTTCCTCAGCACGGACCTGTGCGTGCCGCTGGACGCCCTGCCGGAGATCCTGACCTTTACCGAGGACGGGCTGCGGGCAGAGGGCCTGGACGCGAGCGTGCTGGGCCACGTGGGGGACGGGAACTTTCACGTGCTGTTCCACGCGCCGCGCGGCTCGGGCGACTGGGCGCGGATCGAGGCACTATACGCGCGGCTGGTCGAGCGGACGCTGGCGCTGGGCGGCACGTGCAGCGGCGAGCACGGCGTGGGCCTGCACAAACGCCGGTTCCTGCGCGCCCAGCACGGCGACACGGTGGAGCTGATGCGCGAGGTGAAGACCATGCTGGACCCGCTGAACCTGCTCAATCCGGGGAAGGTGCTGCCCGACCCGGCCTGA
- the mltG gene encoding endolytic transglycosylase MltG, with the protein MRRGGAGCLRVLAVFTLLLFGAVGGALWYVRSLLGPAGGPAYTLEVKPGDTLAGVAGTLQAQRIVKNGDVLRFLMRRSGTAGSLKEGLYDLNGQMTAEQVAQKLAGPARIPTVSVTIPEGRRVQDLPAIFQKAGFDGAAILKVLNDAALSPYAAGKQQNLEGFLFPATYDLRPQATPTQIVQTLLDRMTQEFTTDRVASARKLGLNVRDWVILASMVQAEAANDAEMPVIAGVFLNRLRDGMTLGSDPTVAYGLGKDLPELDRSAGDFTKDTPYSTYTRAGLPAGPINNPGQAALLAVLSPKRTLPDGRDAVYFLHGLNGNIYVNHTYAEHNRDIARYR; encoded by the coding sequence GTGAGGCGCGGCGGCGCCGGGTGCCTGCGCGTCCTGGCGGTCTTCACGCTGCTGCTGTTCGGCGCCGTCGGCGGCGCGCTGTGGTACGTGCGGAGCCTGCTGGGGCCAGCGGGCGGCCCCGCCTACACCCTGGAGGTCAAACCCGGCGACACCCTGGCCGGCGTGGCAGGCACGCTGCAGGCGCAGCGGATCGTGAAGAACGGCGACGTGCTGCGCTTCCTGATGCGCCGCAGCGGCACTGCCGGAAGCCTGAAAGAGGGCCTGTACGACCTGAACGGGCAGATGACCGCCGAGCAGGTCGCGCAGAAACTCGCCGGGCCCGCCCGCATCCCCACCGTCAGCGTCACCATCCCCGAAGGAAGGCGCGTGCAGGACCTGCCCGCCATCTTCCAGAAGGCCGGATTCGACGGCGCGGCCATCCTGAAGGTCCTGAACGACGCGGCGCTCAGTCCCTACGCGGCCGGGAAGCAGCAGAACCTCGAAGGATTCCTGTTCCCCGCCACGTACGACCTGCGCCCCCAGGCCACCCCCACCCAGATCGTGCAGACCCTGCTGGACCGCATGACCCAGGAATTCACGACCGACCGCGTCGCCAGCGCCAGAAAGCTTGGCCTGAACGTCCGCGACTGGGTGATTCTCGCCAGCATGGTCCAGGCCGAGGCTGCCAACGACGCCGAGATGCCCGTCATCGCCGGAGTGTTCCTGAACCGCCTGCGCGACGGCATGACCCTCGGCAGCGACCCGACCGTCGCCTACGGCCTGGGCAAGGACCTCCCGGAACTCGACCGCAGCGCCGGGGACTTCACGAAAGACACCCCGTACTCCACGTACACCCGCGCCGGACTGCCCGCCGGACCCATCAACAACCCCGGACAGGCTGCGCTCCTCGCCGTCCTCAGCCCCAAACGGACCCTCCCGGACGGGCGCGACGCCGTGTACTTCCTGCACGGCCTGAACGGCAACATCTACGTGAACCACACCTACGCCGAACACAACCGCGACATCGCCCGCTACCGCTGA